From the genome of uncultured Methanobacterium sp., one region includes:
- a CDS encoding methanogenesis marker 8 protein, translated as MDEHVIEALGKTRVKIKDGKVVEVGEPKIEYCPIFDKYRGIKKLTAKDVKENIEFRINDFGFCTGERTLRMQDFLSFGVSETLNTAVEAGKIDAVVTVCEGCGTVILTEPELIQGIGGRVSGLVSTTPLEDVVNLLGAENILDPETAEINQIKGVKKAIEMGFNKIAVTLVSAADAKSIRELEEQNPNIKIYIFAAHVTQISEEDAKNLFKYADVITGCASKCIREIGEDQAYFRAGESIPIYGVTEDGEKFLKMRIKKIGGLKDKKDPKIPKPLL; from the coding sequence ATGGATGAACATGTGATTGAAGCCCTGGGTAAAACCAGAGTTAAAATTAAAGACGGAAAAGTAGTCGAAGTTGGGGAGCCAAAAATAGAATATTGCCCTATATTTGATAAATACAGGGGTATAAAAAAGCTCACTGCTAAAGATGTAAAGGAAAACATCGAATTCAGAATAAATGATTTTGGCTTTTGCACCGGTGAGAGAACCCTGAGAATGCAGGATTTCCTTTCTTTTGGGGTTTCAGAAACTCTGAATACTGCAGTTGAAGCGGGAAAAATCGATGCCGTGGTAACAGTATGTGAAGGATGCGGTACAGTAATATTAACCGAGCCTGAACTGATTCAGGGTATTGGGGGTAGAGTATCTGGTCTGGTAAGCACAACTCCTCTTGAAGATGTTGTCAATCTTTTAGGTGCTGAAAATATACTTGATCCGGAAACAGCAGAGATTAACCAGATTAAAGGTGTTAAAAAAGCAATTGAAATGGGATTTAATAAGATAGCGGTTACGCTGGTTTCTGCAGCAGATGCAAAGAGTATCAGGGAGCTTGAAGAACAGAATCCAAATATAAAAATATACATTTTTGCGGCCCATGTAACCCAGATTTCTGAAGAAGATGCAAAAAATTTATTTAAATATGCTGATGTGATAACTGGATGTGCTTCTAAATGTATCCGGGAAATTGGTGAAGATCAAGCTTATTTCAGGGCAGGAGAATCCATACCAATATATGGAGTTACTGAAGATGGTGAAAAATTCCTGAAAATGAGAATTAAAAAGATCGGAGGATTAAAAGATAAGAAAGATCCAAAGATTCCCAAACCATTACTTTAA
- a CDS encoding DUF2769 domain-containing protein, protein MDQFEIALEKMSEMPEEQLNQLINMEKKKICICRTCPTYNQCMTGNNEALFCILGKSNCEVDQVECICSQCPAHSNFEMKHELYCIEGSEKEQRLK, encoded by the coding sequence ATGGACCAGTTTGAAATAGCCCTGGAAAAAATGTCTGAAATGCCAGAAGAGCAGTTAAACCAATTAATTAACATGGAAAAGAAAAAAATTTGTATATGTCGGACCTGCCCAACATATAATCAGTGTATGACTGGAAATAACGAAGCATTATTTTGTATTTTAGGTAAAAGTAACTGTGAAGTTGATCAGGTAGAATGCATTTGTTCCCAGTGTCCTGCCCACAGTAATTTTGAAATGAAACATGAATTGTACTGCATTGAAGGTTCTGAAAAAGAACAACGTTTGAAATGA
- a CDS encoding CBS domain-containing protein, translated as MIKKLHAKDIMIKEVHVTSPNDLVAAAKLKMMRCNVGGLPVVNEKQLVGIITHRDVLLAGGESLGLKVSDLMSKDLEVVNRDTPVMIITRIMADKGFQRIPVVEDGNLVGLITQSSLIRALADSGE; from the coding sequence ATGATAAAAAAATTGCATGCTAAAGATATCATGATCAAGGAAGTGCATGTTACCTCACCCAATGACCTGGTAGCAGCAGCCAAACTGAAGATGATGCGCTGCAATGTGGGAGGACTGCCAGTGGTTAATGAAAAACAGCTGGTGGGAATAATAACCCATCGAGATGTTTTACTGGCTGGTGGGGAGTCTCTGGGCCTTAAAGTGAGCGATTTAATGAGTAAAGACCTCGAGGTAGTAAATAGAGACACTCCAGTCATGATTATTACTCGGATCATGGCAGATAAAGGTTTCCAGAGAATTCCAGTGGTGGAAGATGGTAACCTGGTGGGACTCATAACCCAGAGCTCACTTATCCGTGCACTTGCTGATTCTGGGGAATAA
- the thiC gene encoding phosphomethylpyrimidine synthase encodes MTQLYHAGKGQITDEIRKVAEYEGIDVQKLTKRVAKGHVVIPSNKNRNTKPCGVGRGLSTKINANLGSSPELENVQLEVKKALVATEYGADAVMDLSTGPKFREVRKAVMEATNIPIGTVPIYQAGITASQMKDAVVNMDADDMFRAIEEQAREGVDFMTVHSGITLDTVEKVKRSERIMGVVSRGGAFLTAWILHNQEENPLYKNYDYLLEIAREHDVTLSLGDGLRPGCLADASDIPQIGELLILGDLVKRAREADVQVMVEGPGHVPLNQVEANMQIQKTVCKGAPFYVLGPIVTDLAPGYDHITSAIGGALAARAGADFLCYVTPAEHLSIPGLQDVKEGVVASKIAAQAADVANGLESAWAKEMEMASARKNFDWEKQYQLSFDAEKARKCRERKPTPESDMCTMCGEFCALRMVRDNI; translated from the coding sequence GTGACTCAATTGTACCACGCTGGCAAGGGCCAGATCACAGACGAAATACGAAAAGTAGCAGAATATGAAGGCATAGATGTTCAAAAACTCACAAAAAGAGTTGCTAAAGGTCATGTGGTGATTCCAAGTAATAAAAACAGGAACACCAAACCCTGTGGTGTAGGCAGGGGACTCAGTACCAAGATCAACGCCAATTTGGGATCCTCCCCTGAACTGGAAAATGTGCAATTGGAAGTAAAAAAGGCTCTAGTAGCAACTGAATACGGGGCCGATGCAGTGATGGATCTTTCCACTGGGCCCAAATTCCGTGAAGTGCGCAAAGCAGTAATGGAAGCTACAAATATTCCCATCGGAACTGTCCCCATATACCAGGCCGGGATAACTGCATCTCAGATGAAGGATGCTGTGGTTAACATGGATGCAGATGACATGTTCCGGGCTATTGAAGAACAGGCCAGGGAAGGAGTGGACTTCATGACAGTGCACAGTGGCATCACCCTGGACACCGTGGAAAAAGTCAAAAGATCCGAGAGGATCATGGGAGTGGTAAGTAGGGGAGGAGCTTTTTTAACCGCCTGGATACTGCACAACCAGGAAGAAAACCCATTATATAAAAATTACGATTACCTACTGGAAATCGCCCGTGAACACGATGTGACTCTCTCGCTGGGTGATGGTCTCAGGCCAGGTTGTCTGGCTGATGCCTCGGATATACCACAGATTGGTGAGCTCCTGATCCTGGGGGATCTGGTTAAACGTGCCCGAGAGGCAGATGTACAGGTCATGGTAGAAGGACCCGGACACGTCCCCTTAAACCAGGTGGAAGCCAACATGCAAATCCAGAAAACAGTCTGCAAAGGTGCTCCATTCTACGTTTTAGGGCCAATAGTAACTGACCTGGCACCAGGATACGATCACATAACTTCAGCTATTGGAGGGGCACTGGCAGCCCGTGCTGGTGCTGATTTCCTGTGTTACGTAACTCCCGCAGAGCATCTTTCCATACCAGGGTTACAGGACGTCAAAGAGGGTGTTGTGGCATCAAAAATAGCAGCACAAGCTGCAGATGTTGCAAATGGGCTTGAAAGTGCCTGGGCCAAAGAAATGGAAATGGCAAGTGCCCGGAAAAATTTTGACTGGGAAAAACAGTACCAACTCTCATTTGATGCTGAAAAGGCTCGAAAATGCCGTGAAAGGAAACCCACTCCTGAAAGTGACATGTGCACCATGTGCGGCGAATTCTGTGCCTTGAGAATGGTACGAGACAACATATAA
- a CDS encoding glutaredoxin family protein has protein sequence MPMQHVDGENKGKTVLFALSTCGWCKKTRMLLEDLGVEYDYIYVDLLEGKERQEIIQQVEKWNSQLSFPTLVIDDKETIVGFNEDKVREILG, from the coding sequence ATGCCAATGCAACATGTTGATGGTGAAAACAAAGGTAAAACAGTCCTTTTTGCTTTAAGTACCTGTGGATGGTGTAAAAAAACTAGAATGCTCCTGGAGGATCTAGGAGTGGAATACGATTATATCTATGTGGATCTTCTGGAAGGAAAAGAAAGACAGGAAATAATCCAGCAGGTGGAAAAGTGGAACTCTCAACTTTCATTTCCTACCCTGGTCATAGATGATAAGGAAACCATTGTGGGATTCAATGAAGATAAAGTGAGGGAGATCTTGGGATGA
- a CDS encoding PAS domain S-box protein translates to MAEEIRVLILEDVPLDAELIETQLKREGLQFTSKIVEKEGDYRRELVEFKPSIILADHSLPQFDGITAMNLAREITPHTPFIFVSGKIGEDFAVEMLKEGATDYVLKNNLSKLPHSVVRALKEAKEKIEKLAAEQALKEREEKYRTLFEYFPNYVVVLGLDGKIVDLNHAAAKFSPLSRDDTIGMYFTDLQSITGEDSPYYNELFSRYLNGEEVGPFESRLISREGETRLMEVYPAPLLKNGELFAVQVIAQDITERKKAETEINASLKEKEMLLGEINGRVSNYMSMISSLLELQSVYMKDEENRGVLKDSKNRVKSMLLIHDGFSQSEDFALIDFSQYIKKLIELIITSYHVDTDRIKLKTRTDGLMLDIDAAIPCGLILNELLTNAVKHAFPGESEGEICVEFGLDNHENNVLVIKDNGVGLPSSIEFKESGTMGFQLVNALINQLKGSVILSRDKGTSFQIIWSESEY, encoded by the coding sequence ATGGCCGAAGAAATAAGAGTTTTAATACTGGAAGATGTGCCATTGGACGCTGAACTAATAGAAACTCAGCTCAAAAGAGAGGGCCTCCAATTCACATCCAAGATCGTGGAAAAAGAAGGGGATTACCGGAGGGAACTGGTGGAGTTCAAGCCGAGCATCATCCTGGCAGACCATTCACTACCTCAATTTGATGGAATTACTGCCATGAACCTGGCCAGGGAAATCACTCCCCACACACCATTCATCTTTGTAAGCGGGAAAATAGGTGAAGATTTCGCGGTTGAAATGCTTAAGGAAGGCGCAACCGATTATGTTCTTAAAAATAACCTCTCAAAACTACCTCACTCAGTTGTGAGGGCTTTGAAAGAAGCTAAAGAAAAAATTGAAAAATTAGCTGCTGAACAGGCCCTCAAGGAACGTGAAGAAAAATACAGGACTCTTTTTGAATACTTCCCAAACTACGTAGTTGTTCTGGGATTGGATGGTAAGATCGTTGATCTTAACCATGCTGCAGCCAAGTTCAGCCCACTGTCCCGAGACGACACCATTGGAATGTATTTCACTGATCTCCAGTCCATCACCGGGGAAGATTCTCCCTACTACAATGAATTATTTTCCAGATATCTAAATGGAGAAGAAGTAGGGCCGTTTGAGTCACGTTTAATCTCCAGAGAAGGGGAAACACGTTTAATGGAGGTTTACCCAGCACCTTTACTTAAAAATGGGGAATTGTTTGCAGTTCAGGTCATAGCTCAGGATATCACCGAACGAAAAAAGGCTGAAACCGAAATAAATGCGTCCTTAAAAGAGAAAGAGATGCTTTTAGGTGAGATCAACGGTAGAGTTAGTAACTATATGAGCATGATCTCCAGCCTTCTGGAACTCCAATCAGTTTACATGAAGGATGAAGAAAACCGGGGAGTTTTAAAGGATAGTAAAAACAGGGTTAAATCCATGTTACTCATCCACGATGGATTCTCACAGTCTGAAGATTTTGCACTCATCGATTTTTCACAGTACATCAAAAAACTCATAGAACTCATTATCACTTCATACCACGTGGACACCGACCGGATTAAACTAAAAACCCGTACTGATGGGCTGATGCTGGATATTGACGCAGCCATCCCCTGTGGATTAATCCTCAATGAACTTTTGACCAATGCAGTCAAACACGCATTCCCTGGAGAAAGTGAAGGAGAAATTTGCGTGGAATTCGGGCTGGATAATCATGAAAATAATGTACTGGTAATCAAAGATAATGGTGTGGGACTCCCCTCCAGTATTGAATTTAAAGAAAGTGGAACCATGGGCTTCCAACTGGTAAACGCTCTGATAAACCAGTTAAAAGGCAGTGTAATACTTTCAAGGGATAAGGGAACCTCATTCCAGATTATATGGTCCGAATCCGAGTATTAA
- a CDS encoding ferredoxin-thioredoxin reductase catalytic domain-containing protein has product MNPNNITADDVNRFYEKSKEEAEAFGYHLNPDEAFTKELLESILINQDRYGYGACPCRLASGIKEEDLDIICPCDYRDPDLDEFGACYCGLYISSEVLHGEKKLTSIPERRPGPSQRQSAKQTAQEQTLSSLPLPVWRCRVCGYLCAREEPPETCPICKAGKERFERFI; this is encoded by the coding sequence ATGAACCCTAATAACATCACTGCAGATGATGTAAACAGGTTTTACGAGAAATCCAAAGAAGAAGCAGAGGCTTTTGGTTATCATTTGAATCCGGATGAAGCCTTCACCAAGGAACTTTTGGAAAGCATCCTCATAAACCAGGATCGTTATGGTTACGGGGCCTGTCCCTGCCGTCTGGCATCAGGAATTAAGGAAGAAGACCTGGATATAATCTGTCCCTGTGATTATCGTGATCCAGACCTTGATGAATTTGGAGCATGCTACTGTGGACTGTACATTTCCAGTGAAGTCCTCCATGGAGAAAAAAAGTTAACTTCCATACCTGAGAGAAGACCAGGGCCCAGCCAAAGACAATCAGCTAAACAAACCGCACAAGAACAAACATTAAGCTCTCTTCCCTTACCAGTGTGGAGATGTAGGGTTTGCGGGTATCTGTGTGCTCGTGAAGAACCCCCGGAAACATGTCCCATATGTAAAGCAGGAAAAGAAAGGTTTGAAAGGTTTATTTAA
- a CDS encoding transcriptional regulator FilR1 domain-containing protein, which produces MDYMFELYEQVKDDMKFFIASDVRAKILISLISGSKNLADLRKEIHLSSSTILHGMNQLEQKNFIFRESGHYSLSQTGEVVANKLIDVMRSFYSLNLCEGLFLNHDISCIPPELFKDIGCLEKSVIVKSTSTNIMRPQEVLSEFLSKSKNFKQLTSVYNPSSIKIFLETLEKDGKVELIMTEGIIDKLVENVGKEKLEKWISNGKLQLMETDEDVKISLTTGDNFIALGLFSADGAYDLNISLISHGEEAISWGNRLFDHYFQKSTPVKVGALELHEKILAIEK; this is translated from the coding sequence ATGGACTACATGTTTGAACTCTACGAGCAAGTTAAAGATGATATGAAGTTTTTTATAGCCTCAGATGTGCGGGCTAAGATATTAATTAGTTTAATAAGTGGATCTAAGAATTTAGCGGATTTACGTAAGGAGATCCATCTAAGTTCATCTACTATTCTACATGGAATGAATCAACTGGAACAGAAAAATTTCATTTTCCGAGAATCCGGACACTACTCTCTATCACAGACTGGAGAAGTTGTGGCTAACAAATTAATTGATGTTATGAGGTCTTTCTATTCCCTGAATCTATGTGAAGGTCTGTTCTTAAACCATGATATCAGCTGTATTCCCCCAGAACTTTTCAAAGACATAGGTTGTCTGGAAAAATCAGTTATAGTGAAATCTACCAGCACCAATATCATGAGGCCACAGGAAGTTTTATCAGAATTCTTATCTAAAAGTAAAAACTTTAAACAACTCACCTCGGTTTATAACCCATCAAGTATCAAAATTTTCCTGGAAACTCTGGAAAAGGATGGTAAAGTTGAGCTTATCATGACGGAAGGAATCATTGATAAATTAGTGGAAAATGTCGGGAAAGAAAAACTGGAAAAATGGATCAGTAATGGTAAACTGCAACTAATGGAAACAGATGAAGATGTGAAGATCTCCCTGACCACCGGGGACAACTTCATTGCCCTGGGTCTTTTTTCAGCTGACGGAGCTTATGATCTGAATATTTCTTTAATCAGTCATGGTGAAGAAGCTATTTCATGGGGTAACCGGTTATTTGATCATTACTTCCAGAAGTCTACTCCAGTTAAAGTGGGAGCACTGGAACTGCATGAAAAGATCCTGGCCATAGAAAAATAA